The Terriglobales bacterium genome has a window encoding:
- the lpdA gene encoding dihydrolipoyl dehydrogenase gives MGKKIAVVGGGPGGYAAAFMAADLGLEVTLIDDRVNPGGVCLYEGCIPSKALLHVADLLQETKHASSWGIEFGLPKIDLDKLRTFKQNVVNKLTGGLAQISKQRKVQYLRGRAGFINSTTLRVTEVTGGQNDHNFDNIILATGSRPATVPGFLNEHPRVMDSTGALELQDAPKTLLVVGGGYIGLELGSVYASLGSKVTVVEMMPGILPGVDRDLVNPLAKRLDVLLASVLVNTKVVEMKDAGQGIAVRLEGPDVKEAEQVFERVLVSVGRKPNSEIPGLEKTAVTTNQKGFLEVDLQRRTKDPAIYAIGDVAGEPMLAHKASHEGRVAAEAIAGKKVAFEPRAIPAVVFTDPEIAWCGLTETQAEKEQREIKVARFPWAASGRATTLDRSDGVTKLLIDPKTEHVLGVGICGRGAGELIAEGVLAVEMAAQVSDLEMSIHPHPTLSETVMEAAEIYFGTATDIYRPKR, from the coding sequence GTGGGCAAGAAGATCGCAGTGGTTGGAGGCGGACCCGGAGGCTACGCCGCGGCATTTATGGCCGCGGACCTGGGTTTAGAAGTTACGCTGATCGATGATCGCGTGAACCCGGGAGGAGTCTGCCTGTACGAAGGCTGTATCCCTTCCAAGGCCTTGCTGCACGTGGCCGATCTGCTGCAGGAAACCAAACACGCCTCATCGTGGGGAATCGAATTCGGACTGCCGAAGATTGATCTCGACAAACTGCGCACCTTCAAGCAGAACGTCGTCAACAAGCTGACCGGTGGGCTGGCGCAAATCTCCAAGCAGCGTAAAGTCCAATATCTGCGAGGCAGGGCCGGATTCATCAATTCGACGACGCTACGGGTAACCGAGGTTACCGGCGGGCAGAACGATCACAACTTCGACAACATTATCCTGGCCACCGGTTCGCGTCCGGCGACGGTACCCGGCTTCCTGAACGAGCATCCGCGGGTCATGGATTCCACCGGTGCTTTGGAACTGCAGGACGCTCCCAAGACCCTGCTCGTCGTTGGCGGGGGCTACATCGGTCTGGAGCTGGGCTCGGTTTACGCATCTTTGGGAAGCAAGGTGACCGTCGTGGAAATGATGCCCGGCATACTACCCGGCGTTGACCGCGACCTGGTAAATCCTCTGGCCAAGCGCTTGGATGTGCTGCTGGCCTCGGTGCTGGTCAACACAAAAGTTGTAGAGATGAAAGATGCAGGGCAGGGAATTGCCGTCCGGCTCGAGGGACCTGACGTCAAAGAAGCGGAGCAAGTCTTCGAGCGCGTTCTGGTTTCCGTGGGACGAAAGCCAAATTCGGAGATCCCCGGCCTGGAGAAGACTGCGGTTACAACAAATCAGAAAGGCTTTCTGGAAGTGGACCTGCAGCGCCGAACCAAAGACCCCGCGATTTACGCCATCGGCGACGTCGCAGGTGAGCCCATGCTGGCGCACAAGGCATCGCACGAGGGCCGAGTAGCAGCCGAAGCCATCGCCGGCAAGAAAGTGGCATTCGAGCCACGTGCCATTCCGGCCGTGGTCTTTACCGATCCCGAGATTGCCTGGTGCGGACTAACTGAAACGCAGGCCGAAAAGGAACAGCGCGAGATCAAAGTGGCGCGCTTTCCCTGGGCAGCTTCAGGCAGAGCCACCACACTCGATCGATCCGATGGTGTGACCAAGCTGCTTATTGATCCCAAGACCGAGCATGTGCTGGGCGTAGGCATCTGCGGACGTGGCGCCGGTGAACTCATCGCCGAGGGCGTGCTGGCAGTGGAGATGGCAGCGCAGGTCTCCGATTTAGAAATGAGCATTCATCCCCATCCCACACTTTCCGAGACTGTCATGGAGGCGGCGGAAATCTACTTCGGAACCGCCACTGATATCTATCGGCCAAAAAGATAG
- a CDS encoding acetate kinase, with protein MNVLVLNSGSSTLKFQVIATDLDRIGKDKDDRICRGEVEGMGGEAIIRIKYRDQPSVTLTAPLRDIPAALDYLVRYIASDRSGVAEIKKAADVNAVGHRVVHGGEMFKNSALIDDRVLKGIEDCIDLAPLHNPNNVKGIQAAREIFGADVPQVAVFDTSFHSSLPEQAYLYAIPYHFYRRHRIRRYGFHGTSHRYVAFRYRAMRGLTREQTNIITLHLGNGCSAAAIKGGYSVDTSMGLTPLEGLVMGTRSGDLDPAVVSAIARKEGLSAFEVDSLLNTQSGLLGISGLTNDMRELQAELKEHDDRRVRLAIEIFCYRARKYIGAFLAAMGGADAVVFTGGIGENSPDIRARICAGTEWAGLRLDQARNQEMVAREGKISTEGSTLLAYAIPTDEELLIARDTVRVILGVPHPS; from the coding sequence ATGAACGTTCTGGTGTTGAACTCGGGTAGCTCCACTCTGAAATTTCAAGTGATTGCCACCGACCTTGACCGCATCGGGAAGGATAAAGACGACCGCATCTGCCGGGGCGAGGTCGAGGGTATGGGCGGAGAGGCAATCATTCGCATCAAGTACCGCGACCAGCCAAGTGTGACCCTTACCGCGCCCTTGCGAGATATACCCGCCGCACTCGACTACTTGGTTCGCTACATCGCTTCGGATCGATCCGGCGTGGCAGAGATTAAGAAGGCGGCCGATGTGAATGCGGTGGGACATCGCGTGGTGCACGGCGGTGAAATGTTCAAGAACTCTGCCCTGATTGACGATCGGGTTTTGAAAGGCATCGAAGACTGTATCGATCTGGCCCCCCTCCACAATCCCAACAACGTCAAAGGCATCCAGGCCGCGCGCGAAATATTCGGCGCAGACGTTCCTCAGGTCGCCGTATTCGACACTTCATTTCATTCCTCGCTTCCCGAGCAAGCCTACCTGTATGCCATTCCATATCATTTTTATCGACGCCACCGCATCCGCCGCTACGGATTCCACGGTACCTCTCATCGCTATGTCGCTTTCCGCTATCGCGCCATGCGAGGGCTGACGCGCGAACAGACCAATATCATCACCCTCCATTTGGGCAACGGCTGCTCGGCCGCCGCGATCAAGGGTGGATACTCCGTGGATACTTCGATGGGGTTGACGCCGCTGGAAGGTCTGGTCATGGGCACCCGCTCCGGCGACCTCGATCCCGCTGTCGTCAGCGCCATCGCCAGAAAAGAGGGGCTGTCGGCCTTTGAGGTGGACAGTCTGCTAAACACGCAATCCGGCTTGCTCGGTATTTCTGGCCTCACCAATGACATGCGCGAGTTGCAGGCCGAGTTGAAAGAACACGACGACCGCCGGGTCCGCCTCGCCATCGAAATCTTCTGTTATCGAGCGCGGAAATACATTGGCGCATTCCTGGCTGCGATGGGAGGAGCTGACGCCGTCGTTTTTACAGGTGGCATCGGCGAAAACTCGCCGGACATTCGTGCACGGATTTGCGCGGGAACGGAGTGGGCGGGGCTTCGTCTCGACCAGGCCAGGAATCAGGAGATGGTCGCTCGTGAAGGCAAGATTTCAACTGAAGGCTCGACCTTGCTCGCATATGCCATTCCCACCGATGAAGAGCTCCTCATCGCGCGGGACACTGTACGAGTCATCCTGGGCGTGCCCCACCCGTCGTAA
- a CDS encoding glycoside hydrolase family 5 protein: MSVHGTTLNLLKSLTLLLPSHVLCLALAAQTGSAPDQSVAFRRADHLKRGINTSHWFSQVYDPKGYTPEHFQGFTTADDIALIRQMGFDHVRFSINPVPFLHSGQWDNIPADYLAELDKAVNMILSRELAVIIDLHPESDFKRKLASDNGAVEQLADLWRALAAHFASTDPERVFFEVLNEPELEDGYRWKGIQSRVVAAIRKGAPGHTIIAAGARWSALDELLFMEPLGFENIIYNFHYYSPHIFTHQGATWAGNLQHYMKGGVPYPSSPAMAGKLQSQVPDELDRLYVTRYAYDAWGPARIEAEIALAEAWAHQYNVPLTCNEFGVYRNFAAPDDRAAWIRDVRTILEKHGIGWTMWDYSGAFGVVTKKDGKATVDHAVLKALGLEK, from the coding sequence ATGAGCGTTCACGGAACAACCTTAAATCTTCTCAAATCCCTGACACTGCTGTTGCCGTCCCATGTTCTCTGCCTTGCTCTCGCCGCACAGACGGGCAGCGCGCCGGATCAGTCAGTGGCCTTCCGGCGCGCGGACCATCTCAAGCGCGGCATCAACACCAGCCACTGGTTCTCGCAAGTTTACGATCCGAAGGGATATACCCCGGAGCACTTCCAGGGTTTTACAACGGCTGACGACATCGCTCTCATTCGCCAGATGGGCTTTGATCATGTCCGCTTCAGCATCAATCCCGTGCCCTTCCTGCACTCAGGCCAATGGGACAACATTCCGGCGGACTACCTGGCCGAGCTGGACAAAGCAGTCAACATGATTCTCTCTCGGGAGCTGGCGGTCATCATCGACCTCCATCCGGAAAGCGATTTCAAGCGCAAGCTGGCTTCCGACAACGGCGCGGTCGAGCAGCTTGCAGATCTGTGGCGGGCGCTGGCGGCTCATTTCGCTTCCACCGATCCAGAGCGAGTTTTCTTTGAAGTGCTGAATGAGCCCGAGCTCGAGGACGGTTACCGGTGGAAGGGCATCCAGAGCCGCGTGGTGGCGGCGATTCGCAAGGGAGCTCCGGGGCACACGATCATCGCCGCCGGAGCGCGCTGGTCTGCCCTTGACGAACTCCTGTTCATGGAGCCGCTTGGATTTGAGAACATCATCTATAACTTCCACTATTATTCTCCCCACATCTTCACCCACCAGGGAGCAACCTGGGCGGGCAACTTGCAGCACTACATGAAGGGTGGTGTGCCTTATCCTTCTTCTCCCGCAATGGCAGGGAAGCTTCAATCGCAGGTTCCCGACGAACTCGACCGTCTTTACGTCACCCGCTACGCCTATGATGCCTGGGGACCAGCGCGCATCGAGGCAGAGATTGCTCTGGCCGAAGCCTGGGCTCATCAGTACAACGTCCCGCTGACCTGTAACGAATTCGGTGTGTACCGGAATTTCGCCGCGCCCGATGATCGCGCTGCCTGGATTCGCGACGTCCGAACTATTTTGGAGAAACACGGCATTGGCTGGACGATGTGGGACTACTCCGGCGCGTTTGGTGTGGTGACGAAGAAGGACGGCAAAGCCACTGTCGACCATGCCGTCCTCAAAGCTCTCGGGCTGGAGAAGTAA
- a CDS encoding methyltransferase domain-containing protein, which produces MANHVCPWWLGYLLACPLRRYLQDPGKILGPYVREGMTVLEPGPGMGFFTLELARLVGPSGRVIAVDIQPKMISGLKRRLARAGLLDRVDVRLGRSDSMGIADLAGTVHFILAAAVVHELPAAAQFFADAAKAAKPGATMLFFEPAGHVNEDKLQEELSAAAAAGFVVADRPAIRRSHAAVLRKV; this is translated from the coding sequence ATGGCAAATCATGTCTGTCCCTGGTGGTTGGGATATTTATTGGCATGCCCGTTGCGGCGCTACTTGCAGGATCCGGGCAAGATTCTGGGTCCTTACGTTCGTGAGGGAATGACGGTCCTGGAGCCCGGTCCCGGCATGGGCTTCTTTACGCTTGAACTCGCGCGCCTGGTCGGGCCGTCGGGGCGCGTGATTGCCGTGGATATCCAGCCCAAGATGATCTCAGGCTTGAAACGACGGCTGGCCCGAGCCGGCCTGCTCGATCGCGTGGATGTGCGCCTTGGCCGCTCCGATTCTATGGGAATCGCCGATCTTGCCGGGACGGTTCACTTTATTTTGGCTGCCGCTGTGGTGCATGAGTTGCCAGCCGCCGCGCAATTCTTTGCTGATGCCGCCAAAGCTGCGAAACCAGGAGCTACGATGCTATTTTTCGAACCTGCGGGGCATGTCAATGAAGACAAGCTGCAGGAGGAACTGTCAGCTGCTGCCGCAGCCGGATTCGTAGTCGCAGATCGCCCTGCAATCCGGCGGAGTCATGCAGCCGTCCTCAGGAAGGTCTAA
- a CDS encoding M13 family metallopeptidase, whose translation MKIRALVLCSALGSSLFAASQGGPTTTSQPASQPPASQTTAKATADTPLTELPYTPSLDIPSMDPTADPCVDFYQYSCGGWEKSNPIPADQASWSVYGKLFQDNQRFLWGLLEDAAKPEPGRNASQQKIGDYFSSCMDLDAVEKLGATPLQPELDEIAALKSTADVAAFLGRQHLETAGSHFLFGFGSDQDFGDSTQVIAFASAGGLGLPDRDYYFKDDAKSQETRQKYLEHVQGMFELLGDTPAAAADNARTVMRIETALAKASLTRVERRDPHKLYHKLTLEQVKALTPHFNWDRYLELEGIPNTSSMNVTEPDFFKAVEAQLQSESLADWKTYLRWHAVHGKAAYLSSKFVDEDFNFYRKHLRGVAEQQPRWKKCVAWVDRDLGEALGQVFVAKTFPPDMKARTVQMTDEIEQAMAQEINGLPWMGPETKKQALEKLHAIVNKVGYPDKWRDYSKLEIKRGDFIGNVNRGIEFESRRELAKIGKPVDRGEWGMTPPTVNAYYNPQMNDINFPAGVLQPPLYDPKLDDAPNYGNTGSTIGHELTHGFDDEGRQFDAKGNLRDWWTAHDAAEFEKRAKCISDQYSDYVVVDDIKINGKLTLGEDTADLGGTVLAWIAWRMHTAKMNLKPIDGFTPEQRFFIGLGQWACENQRPENLRLLAITNPHSPGKYRINGVVSNLPEFQQAFSCKAGQPMVRRNMCKVW comes from the coding sequence ATGAAAATTCGCGCCCTCGTGCTGTGTTCTGCCCTCGGGTCCTCGCTATTCGCCGCCAGTCAGGGTGGACCGACTACCACCTCACAACCTGCGTCGCAGCCGCCGGCTTCTCAGACGACCGCGAAGGCCACGGCCGACACGCCGCTCACCGAGCTGCCCTACACGCCCAGCCTGGATATTCCTTCCATGGATCCAACCGCCGATCCCTGCGTGGATTTCTATCAGTACTCCTGCGGGGGATGGGAAAAGAGCAACCCCATCCCAGCCGATCAGGCCTCGTGGAGTGTCTATGGCAAACTCTTCCAGGATAACCAGCGTTTCCTTTGGGGCCTGCTGGAAGATGCGGCCAAGCCCGAACCTGGACGCAATGCCTCGCAGCAGAAAATCGGCGACTACTTCAGCTCCTGTATGGATCTGGATGCGGTGGAGAAGCTGGGCGCCACTCCCTTGCAGCCGGAATTGGATGAGATTGCGGCGTTAAAGTCGACCGCAGACGTTGCCGCCTTTCTCGGACGCCAGCACCTCGAAACCGCTGGCAGTCACTTCCTGTTCGGCTTTGGCTCGGACCAGGACTTTGGCGATTCCACCCAGGTCATCGCCTTCGCCAGCGCGGGTGGCCTCGGCCTCCCCGATCGCGACTACTACTTCAAGGACGATGCCAAATCGCAGGAGACTCGCCAGAAATATCTCGAACACGTCCAGGGGATGTTTGAGTTGCTCGGCGACACTCCAGCCGCTGCCGCCGACAACGCCAGGACAGTCATGCGAATCGAAACCGCTCTTGCGAAGGCGTCCCTTACACGTGTTGAGCGCCGCGATCCCCACAAGCTTTATCACAAGCTCACCCTGGAGCAGGTAAAGGCCCTTACTCCTCACTTCAACTGGGACCGCTATCTCGAGCTCGAAGGGATTCCGAACACCTCGAGCATGAATGTCACGGAGCCAGACTTTTTCAAAGCCGTGGAGGCGCAACTGCAAAGCGAATCACTGGCAGATTGGAAGACTTATCTTCGCTGGCACGCGGTTCACGGCAAGGCCGCTTATCTCTCGTCAAAGTTTGTGGATGAAGATTTCAATTTCTATCGCAAGCACCTGCGCGGTGTTGCCGAACAGCAGCCCCGTTGGAAGAAGTGCGTGGCCTGGGTGGACCGCGATTTGGGCGAGGCGCTTGGACAAGTGTTCGTCGCCAAGACGTTTCCTCCCGATATGAAGGCCCGCACAGTGCAAATGACCGACGAAATCGAGCAGGCTATGGCGCAGGAAATCAACGGTCTTCCCTGGATGGGTCCCGAAACCAAGAAGCAGGCGCTGGAAAAGCTTCATGCCATCGTGAATAAAGTCGGTTATCCCGACAAGTGGCGCGACTACAGCAAACTCGAGATCAAGCGCGGTGACTTTATTGGCAACGTGAATAGAGGTATCGAGTTTGAATCGCGACGCGAACTCGCCAAGATCGGCAAGCCCGTGGATCGCGGCGAGTGGGGCATGACTCCACCAACAGTCAACGCCTACTACAACCCGCAGATGAACGATATCAACTTCCCGGCCGGCGTACTGCAGCCTCCCCTCTACGACCCCAAATTGGACGACGCTCCCAACTACGGCAACACCGGTTCCACCATCGGTCACGAGCTCACGCACGGCTTCGACGACGAGGGCCGCCAGTTCGATGCCAAAGGCAACCTTCGCGACTGGTGGACCGCGCACGACGCCGCCGAATTTGAGAAACGCGCCAAGTGCATTTCCGATCAATATTCGGATTACGTAGTCGTCGATGACATCAAAATCAATGGCAAGCTCACCCTTGGCGAGGACACCGCCGATCTGGGCGGGACCGTGCTGGCCTGGATTGCGTGGAGAATGCACACGGCCAAAATGAATTTGAAGCCCATCGATGGCTTTACCCCTGAACAGAGGTTCTTTATCGGTCTGGGGCAGTGGGCGTGTGAGAACCAGCGCCCCGAGAACCTCCGCCTCCTCGCCATCACCAACCCGCATTCTCCCGGCAAGTACCGCATCAACGGCGTCGTTTCCAACCTGCCGGAATTTCAGCAGGCCTTTAGCTGCAAAGCCGGACAGCCCATGGTCCGGCGGAACATGTGTAAAGTGTGGTAA
- the tadA gene encoding tRNA adenosine(34) deaminase TadA — protein MSDELFMQAALGEAQQALASGEVPVGAVVVCDGRIIGRGSNRPIADSDPTAHAEIVALREAGRALGNYRLGGCEIYVTVEPCAMCAGAIVHARLKRLIYGAEDPKAGAVRSIMQLLENRQLNHRVEVTAGVLAGRAQEILQSFFRQRREGSESPSADASFEGSS, from the coding sequence ATGTCCGACGAACTGTTCATGCAAGCCGCCCTGGGTGAGGCGCAGCAAGCGCTCGCCAGCGGCGAGGTGCCAGTCGGTGCGGTGGTCGTGTGCGATGGCCGTATTATCGGCCGGGGCAGCAACCGGCCGATCGCGGACTCCGATCCCACCGCCCACGCCGAAATCGTGGCTCTCCGCGAAGCCGGACGCGCCCTGGGCAACTACCGCCTTGGTGGTTGCGAGATTTACGTGACGGTTGAGCCTTGCGCAATGTGTGCCGGGGCTATCGTGCATGCCCGGCTTAAGCGCCTCATCTATGGCGCCGAGGACCCCAAGGCGGGAGCGGTGCGCTCGATCATGCAGCTATTAGAGAATCGGCAATTGAATCATCGGGTGGAGGTGACCGCCGGCGTCCTGGCTGGCCGCGCACAAGAGATTCTGCAGTCTTTCTTTCGCCAGCGGCGCGAGGGATCTGAAAGCCCAAGTGCGGATGCCTCATTCGAGGGGTCATCCTGA